In Leptodesmis sichuanensis A121, the following are encoded in one genomic region:
- a CDS encoding VWA domain-containing protein: MIRIKLQGIKHFISTCSLLVLSACTTNLNNPDTFNGLTVKVLVGSALEDFCNQTSQSFNQQQPRLDNGTPFRFTCEAKGSGDVVATVVGLAQQLKAGTLPADAPQFPTLISVDGEIYQSQLIYQINQLFPGQRYIPEITDSPLLANTPMVFMAQDNLAKGLSQVDDLFTALVTAKTHQELDPASPPLFIHYVQTAPTRSNSGLQTLVAQFAAVSGKRPEQLTAADVTRYQPQVQKIQSKVTRYGISTHALAKAMVQNGPFWASVGSVYESSVIAANSNLQPGQPPYQAIYPKATFTSNMRAILPNAPWVSADEKAAAEKIIAYWRSPEAQKIATDLGLRPGVAGVPLGPKFSAAFGVQPQPRYDSYRPPQPEVVDAMLKSWQEYAKKPSLVVLVVDTSGSMAGTKLTAIQNTLLTYINGLGPKDRIALMDFNSEIHEPILIDGTPAGRNRGIEFVRNLKAGGATKLYKATLYARNWLQQNLRQEAINAVVILTDGEDTASGMNLDQLSAELQKSGFNSDQRISFFTVGYGNEGEFNPDALKQIANLNGGYYSKGDPQTISQVMSNLQVEF, translated from the coding sequence ATGATTCGAATCAAGTTGCAAGGGATAAAACACTTCATATCGACCTGTAGCCTGCTTGTCCTGAGTGCGTGTACGACCAATTTGAACAATCCCGATACCTTCAACGGGCTAACGGTCAAAGTGCTGGTAGGCAGTGCTCTGGAGGACTTCTGTAATCAAACCAGTCAGTCGTTCAATCAACAACAGCCCAGGCTTGACAATGGCACACCCTTTCGCTTCACCTGCGAAGCCAAGGGCAGCGGAGATGTCGTTGCAACGGTGGTAGGGCTGGCTCAACAGTTGAAAGCTGGAACGCTTCCAGCCGATGCGCCCCAGTTTCCTACCCTGATTTCAGTGGATGGGGAAATTTACCAGAGCCAGTTGATTTATCAGATCAACCAGCTTTTCCCAGGACAACGCTATATCCCTGAGATCACGGATTCTCCACTACTGGCCAATACTCCGATGGTGTTTATGGCTCAGGATAATCTGGCGAAGGGGCTGTCCCAGGTGGACGACCTGTTCACAGCATTAGTCACCGCTAAAACCCACCAGGAGCTTGATCCGGCCAGTCCCCCGCTGTTTATTCACTACGTCCAAACAGCGCCCACTCGCTCCAATTCAGGATTGCAAACTCTGGTGGCCCAATTTGCTGCTGTTTCGGGTAAGCGTCCAGAACAATTAACTGCTGCCGATGTCACCCGCTACCAACCCCAGGTGCAAAAAATCCAGAGCAAAGTCACCCGTTATGGCATTTCTACCCATGCCCTGGCTAAAGCGATGGTGCAAAATGGCCCTTTTTGGGCATCCGTTGGTTCTGTGTACGAATCGTCTGTGATTGCAGCGAACTCCAATTTGCAACCGGGGCAACCCCCTTACCAGGCAATCTATCCCAAAGCCACCTTTACCTCAAATATGCGGGCAATCTTGCCCAATGCCCCCTGGGTCAGTGCTGATGAGAAAGCGGCGGCTGAAAAGATTATTGCTTACTGGCGATCGCCAGAGGCCCAAAAAATAGCGACCGATTTAGGATTGCGTCCTGGCGTGGCTGGCGTTCCCCTCGGCCCTAAATTCTCTGCCGCCTTTGGAGTCCAGCCCCAACCCCGGTACGATTCCTATCGACCACCCCAGCCAGAGGTGGTGGATGCCATGCTCAAATCCTGGCAAGAGTATGCCAAGAAACCCTCACTGGTCGTGCTGGTGGTAGATACCTCAGGGTCAATGGCAGGAACCAAGCTGACCGCCATTCAGAATACACTCCTAACCTATATCAATGGTTTGGGCCCCAAAGACCGAATTGCCCTCATGGACTTTAACTCGGAGATTCATGAACCCATTTTGATTGATGGCACCCCTGCTGGACGCAATCGGGGAATCGAGTTCGTCCGTAACCTCAAAGCTGGTGGAGCAACCAAGCTGTATAAAGCTACACTTTATGCCCGGAACTGGTTGCAGCAAAACTTGCGGCAAGAGGCAATCAATGCCGTGGTGATTTTGACGGATGGAGAAGATACGGCCTCTGGAATGAACCTGGATCAACTCTCTGCTGAGTTGCAAAAGAGTGGTTTCAACAGTGACCAGCGGATTAGCTTCTTTACGGTGGGCTATGGCAATGAAGGCGAATTCAATCCGGATGCGTTAAAGCAGATTGCCAACTTGAATGGTGGCTACTACTCTAAAGGCGATCCTCAAACGATCTCACAGGTGATGTCTAACTTGCAAGTAGAGTTTTAA
- a CDS encoding tetratricopeptide repeat protein → MTKLQPSSLLTAAVLGLVFFNPGNALAIAAIRPHELTHQASTSLFMAQASATQYLEQGIQLIEAGDFRGAEAAFRKAIQLDPNNATAHYSLGVALAAQGKPEEAIAEFR, encoded by the coding sequence ATGACTAAGCTGCAACCGTCCTCGCTTCTGACTGCGGCGGTTCTGGGTTTAGTGTTCTTCAATCCAGGAAATGCTCTAGCGATCGCCGCAATCAGACCGCATGAACTGACCCATCAGGCATCTACTTCATTATTCATGGCTCAGGCTTCCGCCACGCAATATCTGGAACAAGGCATACAACTCATCGAGGCGGGAGATTTTCGAGGGGCTGAAGCTGCCTTTAGAAAAGCGATTCAACTCGATCCTAACAATGCAACGGCTCACTATAGCCTGGGGGTTGCCCTCGCCGCCCAAGGCAAACCAGAGGAGGCGATCGCAGAGTTCCGCTAG